TCTGCCGCCAGGCCGTTGCGCCGACCGATTTTCAGGACTCGCTGCCGCGCCCGCCCGTTTTCGTCAACGAAAACGGCCCAGTTCTGACCGGAACGGAACAGCGCCCCGACCGGAACCTGCAAAACGTCCTCTTTTTCCCAGACGATAAAACTCGCATCGAGGCGGTAGCCGTCGCCGACGGCGCGCCATGTTTCCGGAGGGGAAACAATATCCGCAAGCACCAGCACCCGCTGCTCCTCGACGCCGAGGCTCGAGATCTTGGTGAAGCCCGCCGGCTCTACGGTGCGGACAACCCCTTCCAGAGTATCCTCGCCGCCCCAGCGTTTAAAAACCGCCTTTGTTCCCTTTTTTATCCTCACCGCGTCGGAGGAAAGCACCTCGACGCGGACTTCAAGCGCCCGGACATCGCCGATCTCCAGGAGCGGCTCGCCGGCGCTGACGGGCCCCTCGCTTTTGCGCAGCACCCGGAAGACAACCCCGTCTAACGGCGAGGCAACCTTCAGGGTTTCCGGCTTTTCCTGGTTTCCGCGGGGAAAGACGTTTTTAAGCGCCGCTTTTGCCCGTTCAAGCTCGAAGCGGGAGGCTTCAGCCGCGGCCGCGGCTGCGAGCTGAACGGCCTTCGCCTTCTTTGCCGCTGCCTCCGTCTGATCGAGCTGATCCTTTGCAACATACCGTTTTAAATATAAATTCCTTATTCGTTCGACCCGCTTTTCGCTATACTCGACATCGGCCTGCGCGGCCTGTTCCTTTTCCCGTGCCGCCTTGAATCCGGCTTCCGCTGCGAGTTCGAGGGCATCCCCCTCCTCGCGGGTGCGCCTGTCTAACGGCTGCGACCGGGGCGGTTCTATAGAAACCAGAACCTG
This genomic interval from Syntrophobacterales bacterium contains the following:
- a CDS encoding HlyD family efflux transporter periplasmic adaptor subunit encodes the protein MKAATRRTLLLTVIILAVILATIYGFLPKPVAVELVAAARAPLRVAIEEEGRTRLKERFLVSAPVAGYITRNRLNVGDALRKGQVLVSIEPPRSQPLDRRTREEGDALELAAEAGFKAAREKEQAAQADVEYSEKRVERIRNLYLKRYVAKDQLDQTEAAAKKAKAVQLAAAAAAEASRFELERAKAALKNVFPRGNQEKPETLKVASPLDGVVFRVLRKSEGPVSAGEPLLEIGDVRALEVRVEVLSSDAVRIKKGTKAVFKRWGGEDTLEGVVRTVEPAGFTKISSLGVEEQRVLVLADIVSPPETWRAVGDGYRLDASFIVWEKEDVLQVPVGALFRSGQNWAVFVDENGRARQRVLKIGRRNGLAAEVVSGLKEGERVITHPDDAVKDGVRITGEAGL